Proteins encoded by one window of Odocoileus virginianus isolate 20LAN1187 ecotype Illinois unplaced genomic scaffold, Ovbor_1.2 Unplaced_Scaffold_37, whole genome shotgun sequence:
- the LOC110144824 gene encoding interferon alpha-1-like, which produces MAPAWSLLLAPLLLSCNAICSLGCHLPHTHSLANRRVLMLLRHLRRVSPSSCLQDRNDFAFPQEALGGSQLQEAQAISVLHEVTQHTFRLLSTEGSATAWDQSLLDQLRTALHQQLTDLQACLRQEQGLQGAPLLKGDSSLALRKYFHGVTLYLQEKGHSPCAWEVVRAEVMRAFSSSTNLQERFRRKD; this is translated from the coding sequence ATGGCCCCAGCCTGGTCCTTACTCCTGGCCCCGCTGCTGCTCAGCTGCAACGCCATCTGCTCTCTGGGCTGCCACCTGCCTCACACCCACAGCCTGGCCAACAGGAGGGTCCTGATGCTCCTGCGACACCTGAGGAgggtctccccttcctcctgcctgcaGGACAGGAATGACTTCGCATTCCCCCAGGAGGCGCTGGGTGGCAGCCAGCTGCAGGAGGCTCAGGCCATCTCTGTGCTCCACGAGGTGACCCAGCACACCTTCCGGCTCCTCAGCACTGAGGGCTCGGCCACTGCATGGGACCAGAGCCTCCTGGACCAGCTCCGCACTGCGCTGCATCAGCAGCTCACTGACCTGCAAGCCTGTCTGAGGCAGGAGCAGGGGCTGCAAGGGGCTCCCCTGCTCAAGGGGGACTCCAGCCTGGCTCTGAGGAAATACTTCCACGGAGTCACTCTCTATCTGCAAGAGAAGGGACACAGCCCTTGTGCCTGGGAGGTTGTCAGAGCAGAAGTCATGAGAGCCTTCTCTTCCTCAACAAACTTGCAGGAGAGATTCCGGAGGAAGGACTGA
- the LOC139033704 gene encoding interferon omega-1-like: MASENLPQGSTRHHRSQASSSSLIFPMAFVLSLLMALVLVSYGPGGSLGCDLSQNHVLAGRKTLRLLGQMRRLSPRFCLQDRMDFAFPQEMVEGGQLQEAQAVSVLHEVLQQTFTLFHTERSSAAWDTTLLEQLRTGLHQQLDHLDACLGQVMGEEDSALGRMGPTLAVKRYFQGIHVYLQEKGYSDCAWEIVRLEIMRSFSSSTSLQEKLRVMDGDQNSP; the protein is encoded by the coding sequence ATGGCATCAGAGAACCTACCTCAAGGTTCCACCAGACACCATCGCAGtcaggccagcagcagcagcctcatctTCCCCATGGCCTTCGTGCTCTCTCTACTGATGGCCCTGGTGCTGGTCAGCTACGGCCCGGGAGGATCCCTGGGCTGTGACCTGTCTCAGAACCACGTGCTGGCTGGCAGGAAGACCCTCAGGCTCCTGGGCCAAATGAGGAGGCTCTCCCCTCGCTTCTGTCTGCAGGACAGAATGGACTTCGCTTtcccccaggagatggtggagggcgGCCAgctgcaggaggcccaggccgTCTCTGTGCTCCACGAGGTGCTCCAGCAGACCTTCACCCTCTTCCACACAGAGCGCTCCTCTGCTGCCTGGGACACCACCCTCCTGGAGCAGCTCCGCACTGGACTCCATCAGCAGCTGGACCACCTGGACGCCTGCCTGGGGCAGGTGATGGGAGAGGAAGACTCTGCCCTGGGAAGGATGGGCCCCACGCTGGCCGTGAAGAGGTACTTCCAGGGAATCCATGTCTACCTGCAAGAGAAGGGATACAGCGACTGCGCCTGGGAAATCGTCAGACTGGAAATCATGAGATCCTTCTCTTCATCAACCAGCTTGCAAGAAAAGTTAAGAGTGATGGATGGAGACCAGAACTCACCTTGA